A window of Clostridium novyi genomic DNA:
ATATATAGTTGAAAAGAACCAATGTAATAAAAATTACAGAAAGTGTATATATAAACTTTTAATATCTAGACATTCAAATTTAAAGAGGCTTAAAAAAGAACTTGAAAACAATAGTTGGATTATTGAAGCAAATATACTTTAATTTTCAATGAGGATTTAAATAGAAATTCATATATTTATAAGGTGTTATCCACATAATAATTATATAAAAATAATCATGGAGTGGATTAAATGAAAAAAATATTAATAGGATTTATAAGTAGTTTAATGATTTTTTGTTCTATAGTATCTGTAAGTATTGCTAAAGAAAAAAACGTAGATAAAAGGGAGTATAATGATTTCTTAATTACTTTATTAGGATCTAATATTATAAACACTTTAGATGATTATTATGGAAAACCAAGAAGTTTTGAAATGAAGAATGCAGAAGTCTTAGAAGTAAGGAAGATTGAAGAAGGTATGTATTTTATTGTAACCATTAGAGTAAGAAATTTTGATAAAAGAACTAATAATGATTATGGTATAGATACTATGACTTTAGCAAATACTAGTGAAGGTGCTCAGTTACTTGATTTTCAGCATATAAAAGAACCTGATTCAACATCTATTTAAAAAATGGTATTGGCTTTATAGATTAAAGTCAATACCACTTTTGTTATTGTCGGGTTCTTGATTCAAAATCTTTTTGTAATTCATGAAGGCGCTTTGTACCATCTTCACGTTGTTTTTTAGCATCTAATTCTATTTGTTTAGTTTCTTCTATACCTTGAACTATAGTTGACCAAGTTTTTTCCAATGTTTCAATTTGAATTGAACTTCCGGAGGCAAGTTTTGCTGTTAATTTAGATTGAAGAGCAGTATTTTCAGCATTTCTAAGTAATAGTTCATTTGTTTTTTCATCTAATGCAGCCATTGCTTTAGCTTGAACTGCCTGTCTTTTTAAAGTTATAGCTTGAGTTAAGCATTGTTTAAAGACTGGAATTGTAACTATAAATGCTGAATTTATTTTTCTAACTAAGTTATAATTACCTTTTTGTATTAATTTTATCTGAGGCATAGTTTGTAGAGCTACATTTTTAGCAAGTTCAAGATCATAAATCCTTTGTTCAATCATTTCAAGAATTTGCATAGCATTAGATAAGTTTATTTGATTTATTTGTTCAGTAGAGTTATCAGCTTTTAATTGAAGCTCAGGTAATATTTTGTTTTTAAGGTTAGCTACAACTAAGTTTCCAGCTTGAATATACTTTTCTAATGATTCATAATAATCCATATTTTTATTGAACATTTCTTCAAGGTTTTTATTTGAGGTATTTATTTCTGATTCATATTTTTTTAGTTCAATATATACTTTGTCTATTTCTCCACCCATAGTATGATATTTTTTAAAGAGAGCGTCTATAGAGTCTTGAGCTTTTTTGAATATTTTAGCAAAAAAACCTTGCTTTTTTTCCTCAAAATCTTTTATATCAAATTTATCCATAATCTTGTTAAGTTGAACTAATAATGTTCCTGAATCTTCAACTTTTGTAGTTTCAATAGAATTTAATATTTGATCTGCAAAACGTGATATTTCTGTTGCTGTGTCTTGTCCAAAATTCATAACTGAATCAACATTGTATATATCGAGTTTTTTAGCTAAGTCTAATACCTCTGGTGAGTTTTTAACTTTTAATGATATATCGTTAGTTTCTTTTTCTAAGTTAATTTCTGAAAATTGAGTGGTTATAACTGAGTTTTCATTCATAATAAAAAATCCCCCTTTTATTTAAATAGATTAGACCAAAATGAAGTAGATCTATCTTTAAAGTTTTTTATAGAATTTAAATTAGGTATATTTAAGTTAAATTTAACTTTTTCTAATTTATAAGTATCGTAATAATGTTTAGAGATGTTGCATTCTATATCGTTGTATCCTGTGGGAGTAAATATAACTATATCAAAGCACATGAGATTTAAAAAAGCTAAAATTATAGAGTCTTCAGTACTTGGTAGATTATTATTATTGTGATATATTAAAATTTTTGGTATTTCAAAAGGATAATCAAATTTTTGTATTAATTCTAGTATAGAATTATTTAAATTCAATATTGTAATTAAAATTTTCAATCTAAAGTCTGTATTTATAGGAGTGTTAAAAATTGGTAATTTTAATAATAAATTTATTTTATCTATTATAGCATTTTGTAATGAAGTTTTTAAGTAAGAAAATTTATAAAGTCTATGATTAAGTAAATTTTCTTTATTTACTAATTCATCTTTAAAACAATAATCTAAGCTATATAAATCATATCTTGAATACGAATCTTTTATATAAGGAATATCATGTATAAATAGAGTGTTTTTAGTAGATTTAAATTCTTTTAGTTCATTCCAATATATATTAATATCTTTATGAACACCACTAACTTTAGCAAATAAGTTAGGAACATATACAGTATTATTCTCTATATTAAAACCTGGTCGAATTCTACACTCTTCATTCCAAAGTAGTTTTAGTTCATCATATGTTGTTTTTAAAGTCAAAGGATTTATATTGTAATTTTCAAACTGCCAAGGTTTAAAAAGACCATCATTTGTAGTATAAAGTACTTTTTCAATTTCCGAAGATGCTTTAAAGGCTACAGTTTCATGTCTTGTTATAAGTTCTTCCTTTGGAAATGGTTTCATATCAATTAAGTTTCCAGAATTAATTATCTTAGAAAAATCGTTATTTTTGTCAATGGTCTCAAATATTGTATCATCTTTAGAGTTAATATATATAACATCAGAACCCATTAATGAAAGGAATATTAAAAAATATCCCTCATGTTTTTTTATATTTCCATAATATAATACTTTGGGGTTTATTATATCAGTAATTGATTTATAGGATATATTAAAGTTTTTAAAAAGCTTTGGAACAAATTCATTTATCCATAAAATTAATTTAATAGAAAAGTTTTTTAATTTAGTCATGTTTATACTAGGTTCTTTTTTTATATATAATTCTAATATTAAGTTTAAAGATTCCTCAAGGGAGGAATTTAATAGGGCATTATTAAGTATTGGAAATAACTTATTTTCTTTAAAAGTTTTTATTAAAGTTCTTGTATTTTTGAAGTCAAAGTCTTGTATTTTATAATTATCCCACATCCATTGAAAAATATTTGTTAACTGTGGATTATTTTTAGCTGAAATTGTGGATGAAAAGGTTAAATAAGAATCTTTAAGTGAAATTAAAGAGTTATTTAGATTTTTTATATTAGTATAGTAGTCAGTTTCGTTATTAAAAATTCCTATAAGTCTGTAAAAATAAATAGGAACAATGGGAGATTTACCATTTATAAATCCAGTTCTTTTATTAAGAGGTATAATTAAGTCATCAAAAATATTTTTAGATGATTTAGGAAAAGAATTTATAAATTTATTTATATTAATCATCATATCATGCCTACTTTCAAAAATAATAAAATATTAAGTATATTAATATTATACAAAATTAAGATAATTTGTAGTAATAAATTAGAAATAATAATGAATTCATGTAATAAGAGAGGGTCATATGATATACTAACCATAATCATTAAAGAATCTACAAAAAAGGGGAGAATTTTATGTTTAATTTCAAAGTACATCAGGAATTGACATGTGTAGCGGAAGGGGAAGGACAATTTTATGCTCTTGCAGGTGCTATGATTGCAAGTCAGGGAAATTTTAGTGCTGAAAAGGTATTGTTGGATCCAAATGAAAATCGAAGTATATTAGGATCCTTAATTAATCTTGCCACTAGAAAAATCACTGGAGAGAACATAGAAATAATGAAGGTTAATGGTAGTGGTAGATATTATATGGCAAATAAATCTCAGCATGTTAGTGTTATTAAGCTTAATCAAGGACAAAGCATATCTATTGAAGGAGAGAACTTATTAGCTTTTACAGGGGATTGTAAATATGGAGTTAGATTTATAGGATGTGGGGTTATATCTCAAAAAGGTATGTTTACATCTAAGTTAACTGGTATAGGAGAAAATGCACAAGTTGCAATAACTACAGAGGGAAATCCTCTTATACTAGAAACTCCTTGCACTGTTGATCCAGATGCAGTTATATGTTGGACAGGCTCTGATCCTAGTTTTAAAACAGATATTAGTTGGAAGAATTTTATTGGACAATCATCTGGGGAATCTTATTTTCTGGAGTTTAGTAGTTATGGAGATACTGTAATAGTTCAACCATCAGAACGAATAAGTGGACTTCAAGTTGCTATAGACTAATAAAAGGTGGGAGTTTAATGAATTTTAATATAAATGAAGAAAGTAGATTTATGAAAAAATCTACAGAAAATAAATATGGAAATTTAGTTGTAGATACTACTATTAAAGAAGATAGAGATATTATAGATTTAACTAATATAAGGTTAAATAAAAGTACATATTCATCAGATGTTAATTTAAAATCATTAACGTTAAATAGTATTGAATTAGAAGATGAAATAGCAGCTACAAAAGTAAAGAAATTTAATATTAAAAATAATAGTATCAAATTAAGAAAAGGAGAAAAGGTTTTTATTAATTCAAATGAAAAAAGTATATTTAAATTATTGATAGTATTAGATTGGGATGTGGAGTATGAAGGAGACTATCCTATTGATTTAGATACATCTGTATTTATGGTAGATGCTAATGGTAATACAATGGAAAAGAATTTTATATTCTATGGAAATACTAAAAGCTTGGATAATGCAGTTATATTAAACCAAGATTACAATACAGGAATTAAAAATAATCATAAAGAAGTTATTCAGGTAAATTTAAAAACTATTTCAGAAAATATAGAAAAACTTGCTTTTGCAGTTACTATATATGAAGGAGAAAAAAGACAACAGAACTTTTGTAAAGTATCAAATGGATATTTTAAAATTATAGATATTGAAAATAAAAATGAAATATTTAGTTATAGATTTAATGAGGGATTAAATTTAGAAACAGCTGTAGTAATTGCAGAAATATATAGGTATAAAAATTTTTGGAAACTAAACCCTATAGGTGATGGATTTAATGGTGGACTTAGTGCATTGTGTAATAATTATGGAATAGAAACTCAGTAAAATACGAACATTAGTCATTGAAAACAACTTTAAAAGGTGTTTTTATTTCTCTTATGGCAAAGTATTCAACTTTAAAAGAGGTAAATGTTCGGATGTTTATTGACTTTAATTTAGGCATCTGTTAATATGTACAAGTGTCGAAAAAATAGGATTAAAGGAGAATAATCATGGAGAAATTTTTTGCATTAAAAGAGAATAATACCGATGTAAAAACAGAAGTTTTAGCGGGTATAACTACTTTTATGACAATGGCATATATACTCATTGTAAATCCAGCCATACTTTCTGATGCAGGAATGGATTCAGGGGCAGTATTTACAGCGACAGCAATATCAGCAGTTATAGCAACACTAATTATGGGCTTTTATGCAAAACTACCTTTTGCACAAGCACCAGGAATGGGGTTAAATGCTTTTTTTGCATATAACATAGTTAAACAAATGGGATATAGCTTTGAATTTGCATTAACAGCAGTTTTATTAGAAGGTATTATATTTATAGCATTAACAGCTTTTAATGTACGTGAAGCTATAGTGGATTCTATACCAATAAACTTAAAAAAATCTATTTCTGTTGGAATTGGACTCTTAATTGCTTTTATTGGTCTTAGCAATGCGGGAGTTGTAATACATCCAAAAGATAATAGCACAATTTTAGCTATTGGTAATATAACATCTGGTGAGGCGTTACTTGCTATAATAGGAATATTAATAAGTGGAATTTTACTTGCTAAAAATATTAGAGGTGCATTACTTATAGGAATTATCATTACTACTATAATTGGTATACCAATGGGAATAACACATCTTCCTACAGCAATTTTTAGTGTACCACCATCAATAAAATCAATAGCCTTTAAATTTCAGTGGCAACATATATTTACTGTAAAGATGGCAATAGCTTTATTTACATTATTATTTATGGATATGTTTGATACAGTAGGAACTTTAGTTGGGGTGGCAACAAAAGCAAAAATGTTAGATGAGGATGGAAGAGTTCCAAATGTAAAAAAGGCACTGTTTGCAGATGCTATAGGAACTACTTTAGGAGCTTGTCTTGGAACTAGCACAGTAAGTACTTTTGTTGAAAGTGCATCAGGAGTTGCTGAAGGTGGTAGAACTGGGCTTACAGCAGTTTCAACAGCAATAATGTTTGGAGTAGCATTATTTTTATCACCTTTATTTGCAATAATTCCATCAGCAGCTACAGCACCAGCTCTTGTACTTGTAGGACTTTTCATGATGGAGCCTATAAAGGAAATAGATTTAGTAGATTTTACAGAAGCTATTCCAGCCTTTTTTACAATAATAATGATGCCTTTAGCATATAGTATATCTGATGGTATAGCATTTGGAGTAGTTTCATACATATTTTTAAAAGTATTAACAGGAAAATATAAAGAAGTTACTATAACAACATATGTAGTTGGAATATTATTTATATTAAAGTTTTTTATACCATCTTAAATTACAATAAAAGAACTACGCTTATATTAAAGTTTTTATAAAAACTCCTATGGAATATTTTCATAGGAGTTTTGTTATAATGTATTATTATATTAAACATTTTAAGTTTTATTAGATACCTAATGCATTTCTTTTACTTATTATTATATTTTCTAGTTTATCAGCAGCTTTAATAACATCATCTTCTAATATAAGTTGCCCTCCAGTTAAATTTACTAAATCTTTAGTTAAAAGGTTGGTTACTAAGGAACTTCCAGTAATAAATGGTGGCTTTGCAAGATGGAGAGGTAAGCCCAAGGCAAGTGCAAATGCACCATCTGCAAGAGCTTGTTCTTCAAGCCATTGAGGTGCTGATAAAACTAATGGTAATTTAGGCAAGTCGATATCTAGAATTTTAGCAAGTTCTGTTGCTACAAGTTCTAATCTACCAATTGCAAGGCATGGCCCAAAGTTTAAAACAGGAGGAATTCCAAGGGATTCACACACTACTCTTAAGCTATCCCCAGCAAGAGAAGCTGCACTAGGAGACATAAGTCCAACATTTTCAAGACCTCCACTAGAACATCCAGCAGTTAATACTATAATATCTCTTTTTATAAGCTCTTTTGTTAGATTAACAGTGAATACATCATGGCCACCAGAAACAAGACTTGAGCATCCAACAACTCCAGCTACACCTTTAATTTTTCCAGAGGATATAAGTTTTATAAGAGGCGTAAAACTTCCACCTAAAAATTCTTTTAAAGATTCTTCACTAATACCTGTAATTGAGTTATCGTCTCCATGATTTTTAGGTAAATTAAATTTTATTTTATTACGTCTTTTTAAATAACTACTTAAAGCTTTTTTAATTATATAATTTGTAATAGATTCTCTTTCATCATAAGAGTATTGAATATATTCAGCATTAGCTTTTTTCGCTACATCATCAATACAAATCATATCTACTTGAAATTTTTCAGCAATTGGCTCAATTCCAGGTAATGTGCAGTTAAATTCTGAAACTATTAAATCTATACCGCCAGTAGCTATTAAAGCTTCACTTGTATAGTTGTTACCAGAATGTCCTGCAAAAACTTTATTATAATATTCTCCCCTTAACTGAAGGTCTTGACCTACACAAGTAGAGCCTACGATTTTGAATCCTTTAGCACCTAGGATTTTAGCTTTTTCAATTATATTATCTTTTATAAGTTCATCTTGAAGATGAGCTATCATTGAATGTTGATGTCCTGTTATCATTATATTTATATAATCAGTATCAACTACTTTAAATCCAACTTTTGCAGATCTTATTTTTGGCTCACCTAACATAATATCATTTAATAAGTTAGTTAAGGTAAGACCATATAATCCTGTAGAAATACCAAGGTTTAAAGAGTTTAAAAGCATATTAGTAGGATCACTATTTAAATTTGTTGAAGTTTTTACAATACCATCAAAAACTTCAGATTTAGCTCCACCAGGTAATATGTTTAGGGCTTTCCAGTTATCAAAACGAGGTTTATATGCAAGCTTTTGAACTAAAGTCATCCTTTTAAACTTTGGTTTATATATATCATCTAGTATAGCATCGGCTATAAGAATAGCTTTTTTGTAAGGATCATTTTCTTCGATATCAAAAATAGAAGCAAGTTTATTTAGGGCATTAATTCCTTTAATAACGCCTTTGTTTTCTCCTATAGCTTTTAAGTTCCAAGCTGTGTTTTCTATAACATGAAGATAGCAACCAGAACCAGCGGATACAGCACGAAGAAAGTTCCTTGCTACAATAGTATCAGCATCAGCACCACAGATACCTTTAGGGGATTTTGGTGTTATTTTGCAAGGACCATTGGCACAAAGTTTACAGCAAACTCCTTCAAGACCAAATTTACATTTTATATTCTGAGATGAAACTCTATGATGAGAAGTTTCAACATCTAATTTTGAGATAAAATTTTCAAGAATTGTATCCGCCGATTTACAAGTTGAACATAGTGAACAATCTAAACAATTTGACATAAAATATATTCCTCCTTAAACTCTACTTATTTAGTATACTTTTAAATAAACTTTACTAAATAAGTATACTTTTACACAAGATATATGATTAATTCATATATCTTATAATTTATATTCTTCATCTAAAAGATTTTTAAAAGTTATAGATTCTAATTTTCTAATTAATGTAGTCTGAACAGAAGCTAGTGCATTGTGTACTACGCATTTGTTAGCTCTATTTAAATTGCAAGATTTAGGATCATATAAGCATCTATTCATATAGATTGGACCATCTATTGCAAGAATGATATCTTTAAACGATATATCTGAAGGATATTTATTAAGTGCATATCCTCCATTAATGCCACGAAAAGATTCTACAATACCTGCTTGCTTTAATTTTCTAAGTATTTTTAATAAAAATCTTATTGGTATATTTTCATGCTCAGATATAAATTTAGCTTCAATTTTTTCCCCAAAACCAAGTTTACATAAATATAAAACGATTCTTAGAGCATAGTCAACTTCTTGAGTAATTTTCATTAAAATTCTCCTATTTAGTATAGTTAAAGTATACTTTTTAAGTACACTTTAACTATACTATTTATTTTATAAGTTTGTCAATAAAAATTTAAGGTATTAATTTTTAGGTGGATTATAATAAAGATATAATGTAAAATATAGTTAAAACTATGGAAAGAAGGTAATAATATGGCAGTTAGTTTATCAAAAGGTCAAAAGGTAGATTTAACAAAAACGAATCCTGGTTTAAGAAAAGTAGTAGTAGGACTTGGTTGGGATACAAATAAATACGATGGTGGAAATGATTTTGATTTAGATGCTGCAGCCTTTTTATTAGATACAAATGCAAAGGTTATATCAGAGGGAGATTTTGTTTTTTATAATAACTTAAAACACTGTTCAGAGTCAGTGATTCACTTAGGAGATAATCGTACTGGAGAAGGTGAGGGAGATGATGAACAAATAAGTGTTGAATTAAATAAAATACCTTCAAATATTGAAAAGATAGATTTTACAGTAACTATACATGATGCAGAATTAAGAGGTCAAAATTTTGGACAAGTATCTAACGCATTTATAAGAATTATAAATGCAGATACTAATGAAGAATTGATAAGATATGATTTAAGTGAGGACTTTAGTATAGAAACAGCTTTAGTAGTTGGAGAGCTATATCGTTACAATGGAGAATGGAAATTTAATGCTATAGGAAGTGGATTTCAGGGAGGACTTGCAGCGCTTTGTAAAAATTACGGTTTAGAAGTTTAATAACTTTTAAAAAGACTATAGGAGGATTAATAAAATGGCTATTAATCTAAAGAAGGGTGAAAGAATTAGCTTAACTAAAGAAGATGTTACGTTATCAAGAATTATAGTAGGACTTGGATGGGATCCAGTAGAGCAGGGATTAGGTAAAGGAATTTTTGGCTCTTTATTTAGATCATCAGCACCAGATATTGATTGTGATGCTTCTGTTATTATGTTAAATAAAGATAATAAGATTCAGTCAAAACAGGATTTAATATACTTTGGAAATTTATCACATATAAGTGGAAGTGTTCAACATATGGGTGATAATCTTACAGGAGATGGAGATGGGGATGATGAGCAAATTTTACTTGAGCTTTCAAAGATTCCATCTAATATAGAAAAGTTAATTTTTATAGTAAATATTTATAATTGTGAAAAGCGTAATCAACATTTTGGAATGATTAAAAATGCATTTATAAGAATTATGAACTTACAAAATAATAAGGAAATGCTTAGATTTAATTTAACTGATAATTATTCAAATAAGACGGGAATATATGTAGCAGAAATTTATAGACACGGATTAGAATGGAAATTTGCAGCTATAGGAGAAGGAGATACCGTAACTGGGTTACAAGATATGATAAATAAATATAGATAAATAAAAATATCGTAGATATAAAATTGTATCTACGGTATTTTTTTAATGCTATTAATAAGAACATAGCTATATAAATTTATATATAATAATGTAGGGAGGGGTTATTATGTATAATGATAGGGCTAGTGGAGAGCAAATTGCTATTGCGGCAGCTTTAGTTGGGGTATTAATATCAAGAAGTCTTACTTTGCCTGAAATAGCTATTTTCGGTAACTTTCTCAAGGTTATAGGGGATGTATTACTAACAATACAATCACAAGCATCATATACCAGGAACATGAGGATAAAGTATAAAAAAGATGTTGAAGAGTTTATAAAAAATGAGATGGAAAAAAATCAAAGTAGCAGTTCAAAATCAAGTAAAAGTAGTAGCTAATTTTATAAACATATACTTAATAAGGAGTATTATATATACTTAAAAGGGCTGTATCAAAATAAATTTTAAAAATCATTTTGATACAGCCTTGTTTATGGAGATACATAGAAGATAGATTGAATTTGTCTTTCACCAGAAGATTTATAAGGTTCATTAATGACTTTACCATTATAATACATTGTAGATGAAGAACCTCCATCTAAATTAACAGCATTATATGCTCCATATTCATATAATATATCTTGTAATTCTCTTAAGGTTACAGCAAGTCTGCCTATGTATTTACCGTCTATTACTAAGAAGAGAATACTTCCATCTTTTCTTTGAGCTATAGCAGTACGAGGAGCTGTTCCCCAATTACCGTCACCGGAGGTAATTGTTTTTTGTCCATCTACAATTAATGCTGGACCAAATGATACAGCATCCTTTACATTTAGTTTTATCATTTCATCTAGATTATAATTTCCAACCAATAAAACTCCATCAGCAGTTATACCTGCAATACAGATTTTTTCATTTTTTCCTAGTGTACTATAAATAATTTCTCCATTAGAAATTAATATTCCACCAAGATTATCACTATGATTAGAAGAGGAGTTATTATCTTTAGAGTCAGTATCAGTTGCAAAACCACCTGCATTTATTGCAGCTATAGAATTATACCTTGTGGCTATGGCACTGGTAGTTTCTCCTTTTGTACCAAGATATTTACTGTATCCTATCTTAATCTTTTTAGGATTTTTTATTACAAGTAAATGTCCTTTAAATTTATCACCGTTAATTTCGTGTTTTTCAATTTCGTTTGTTTCACCTAGTGTTCCAGAATTAATTTTTTTCCTTAGAGTGTCTATATCGGATTGAACTATATTGTTAATCTTGTTTCTACTTAATATTTCATCTATATGTTTTCTAGATAAAAATGTAGTAGCTATCCATTGGTGTGTTGAAGTTGTCATGGCGGAACCAACTACTGTAGCTTTTACATTTTGAAATGGACCATAATAAAGTAAAAATGGCGCACTTATCAAGGTGAAAATAACCTCAAATAATATGAAAAGCCTTCTTGGAAACTTTTCGCTAATGGATTCTTTCCTTAACATTTATACCACCCTTAATCAATTTTAATAATATCTTAACTTGTATTCATTTTATATAGAACCTAATTGATATTATAAATGTAGTGTTTAAAAATAAATAACTACATAAACTATTTTATAACTTAATAAGCTAACATGCAATAATTGGAATTGATATTATTCATACATATATATTATATAGGTAAATTTAAAATATACAAATATAAAGTTCTATGTAATTTTGTTAAATTCTAAGTATATGATAAACTTATAAAGTAGATAATTAATAATATCCTTAAAATTAGTAGTGAAAGGATGATAAGTTTGAATAACATAATTGGAAAATTATCTAGTAATAGAGTTTTTAAGTATTTTATAGAAATTAGTAATATACCAAGGGCTTCAGGAAATGAAAAATTTATAAGTGATTATTTATTTAATTTTGCAAAAAAACATAAATTAGAAGTTAAGCAAGATAAATCATTGAATATAATAATAAAAAAACAAGCTTCAAAGGGGTATGAAAATGCACCATGTGTAAT
This region includes:
- a CDS encoding TerD family protein, which gives rise to MNFNINEESRFMKKSTENKYGNLVVDTTIKEDRDIIDLTNIRLNKSTYSSDVNLKSLTLNSIELEDEIAATKVKKFNIKNNSIKLRKGEKVFINSNEKSIFKLLIVLDWDVEYEGDYPIDLDTSVFMVDANGNTMEKNFIFYGNTKSLDNAVILNQDYNTGIKNNHKEVIQVNLKTISENIEKLAFAVTIYEGEKRQQNFCKVSNGYFKIIDIENKNEIFSYRFNEGLNLETAVVIAEIYRYKNFWKLNPIGDGFNGGLSALCNNYGIETQ
- a CDS encoding DUF3888 domain-containing protein, whose protein sequence is MKKILIGFISSLMIFCSIVSVSIAKEKNVDKREYNDFLITLLGSNIINTLDDYYGKPRSFEMKNAEVLEVRKIEEGMYFIVTIRVRNFDKRTNNDYGIDTMTLANTSEGAQLLDFQHIKEPDSTSI
- a CDS encoding AIM24 family protein gives rise to the protein MFNFKVHQELTCVAEGEGQFYALAGAMIASQGNFSAEKVLLDPNENRSILGSLINLATRKITGENIEIMKVNGSGRYYMANKSQHVSVIKLNQGQSISIEGENLLAFTGDCKYGVRFIGCGVISQKGMFTSKLTGIGENAQVAITTEGNPLILETPCTVDPDAVICWTGSDPSFKTDISWKNFIGQSSGESYFLEFSSYGDTVIVQPSERISGLQVAID
- a CDS encoding NCS2 family permease → MEKFFALKENNTDVKTEVLAGITTFMTMAYILIVNPAILSDAGMDSGAVFTATAISAVIATLIMGFYAKLPFAQAPGMGLNAFFAYNIVKQMGYSFEFALTAVLLEGIIFIALTAFNVREAIVDSIPINLKKSISVGIGLLIAFIGLSNAGVVIHPKDNSTILAIGNITSGEALLAIIGILISGILLAKNIRGALLIGIIITTIIGIPMGITHLPTAIFSVPPSIKSIAFKFQWQHIFTVKMAIALFTLLFMDMFDTVGTLVGVATKAKMLDEDGRVPNVKKALFADAIGTTLGACLGTSTVSTFVESASGVAEGGRTGLTAVSTAIMFGVALFLSPLFAIIPSAATAPALVLVGLFMMEPIKEIDLVDFTEAIPAFFTIIMMPLAYSISDGIAFGVVSYIFLKVLTGKYKEVTITTYVVGILFILKFFIPS
- the cooS gene encoding anaerobic carbon-monoxide dehydrogenase catalytic subunit, which translates into the protein MSNCLDCSLCSTCKSADTILENFISKLDVETSHHRVSSQNIKCKFGLEGVCCKLCANGPCKITPKSPKGICGADADTIVARNFLRAVSAGSGCYLHVIENTAWNLKAIGENKGVIKGINALNKLASIFDIEENDPYKKAILIADAILDDIYKPKFKRMTLVQKLAYKPRFDNWKALNILPGGAKSEVFDGIVKTSTNLNSDPTNMLLNSLNLGISTGLYGLTLTNLLNDIMLGEPKIRSAKVGFKVVDTDYINIMITGHQHSMIAHLQDELIKDNIIEKAKILGAKGFKIVGSTCVGQDLQLRGEYYNKVFAGHSGNNYTSEALIATGGIDLIVSEFNCTLPGIEPIAEKFQVDMICIDDVAKKANAEYIQYSYDERESITNYIIKKALSSYLKRRNKIKFNLPKNHGDDNSITGISEESLKEFLGGSFTPLIKLISSGKIKGVAGVVGCSSLVSGGHDVFTVNLTKELIKRDIIVLTAGCSSGGLENVGLMSPSAASLAGDSLRVVCESLGIPPVLNFGPCLAIGRLELVATELAKILDIDLPKLPLVLSAPQWLEEQALADGAFALALGLPLHLAKPPFITGSSLVTNLLTKDLVNLTGGQLILEDDVIKAADKLENIIISKRNALGI
- a CDS encoding toxic anion resistance protein, which translates into the protein MNENSVITTQFSEINLEKETNDISLKVKNSPEVLDLAKKLDIYNVDSVMNFGQDTATEISRFADQILNSIETTKVEDSGTLLVQLNKIMDKFDIKDFEEKKQGFFAKIFKKAQDSIDALFKKYHTMGGEIDKVYIELKKYESEINTSNKNLEEMFNKNMDYYESLEKYIQAGNLVVANLKNKILPELQLKADNSTEQINQINLSNAMQILEMIEQRIYDLELAKNVALQTMPQIKLIQKGNYNLVRKINSAFIVTIPVFKQCLTQAITLKRQAVQAKAMAALDEKTNELLLRNAENTALQSKLTAKLASGSSIQIETLEKTWSTIVQGIEETKQIELDAKKQREDGTKRLHELQKDFESRTRQ
- a CDS encoding YceG family protein — protein: MMININKFINSFPKSSKNIFDDLIIPLNKRTGFINGKSPIVPIYFYRLIGIFNNETDYYTNIKNLNNSLISLKDSYLTFSSTISAKNNPQLTNIFQWMWDNYKIQDFDFKNTRTLIKTFKENKLFPILNNALLNSSLEESLNLILELYIKKEPSINMTKLKNFSIKLILWINEFVPKLFKNFNISYKSITDIINPKVLYYGNIKKHEGYFLIFLSLMGSDVIYINSKDDTIFETIDKNNDFSKIINSGNLIDMKPFPKEELITRHETVAFKASSEIEKVLYTTNDGLFKPWQFENYNINPLTLKTTYDELKLLWNEECRIRPGFNIENNTVYVPNLFAKVSGVHKDINIYWNELKEFKSTKNTLFIHDIPYIKDSYSRYDLYSLDYCFKDELVNKENLLNHRLYKFSYLKTSLQNAIIDKINLLLKLPIFNTPINTDFRLKILITILNLNNSILELIQKFDYPFEIPKILIYHNNNNLPSTEDSIILAFLNLMCFDIVIFTPTGYNDIECNISKHYYDTYKLEKVKFNLNIPNLNSIKNFKDRSTSFWSNLFK
- a CDS encoding TerD family protein, which encodes MAVSLSKGQKVDLTKTNPGLRKVVVGLGWDTNKYDGGNDFDLDAAAFLLDTNAKVISEGDFVFYNNLKHCSESVIHLGDNRTGEGEGDDEQISVELNKIPSNIEKIDFTVTIHDAELRGQNFGQVSNAFIRIINADTNEELIRYDLSEDFSIETALVVGELYRYNGEWKFNAIGSGFQGGLAALCKNYGLEV
- a CDS encoding RrF2 family transcriptional regulator, with protein sequence MKITQEVDYALRIVLYLCKLGFGEKIEAKFISEHENIPIRFLLKILRKLKQAGIVESFRGINGGYALNKYPSDISFKDIILAIDGPIYMNRCLYDPKSCNLNRANKCVVHNALASVQTTLIRKLESITFKNLLDEEYKL